The Pelagibacterium halotolerans B2 nucleotide sequence ATCGGTTCCTTGTTGTTATTGATGATCACCGCCGCATTGCGGTCGAAACGGATCACGGTGCCATCGGGGCGGCGGATGTCGGATGCGGTGCGAACCACCACTGCCTTCATAACCTGGCCCTTCTTGACGCGGCCGCGCGGGATGGCGTCCTTGACCGACACAACGATGATGTCGCCAACAGACGCATAC carries:
- the rplN gene encoding 50S ribosomal protein L14, yielding MIQMQTNLDVADNSGARRVMCIKVLGGSHRKYASVGDIIVVSVKDAIPRGRVKKGQVMKAVVVRTASDIRRPDGTVIRFDRNAAVIINNNKEPIGTRIFGPVPRELRAKSHMKIISLAPEVL